The sequence TAACGCGCAGCAGAAGCCACACGATATATGAGCATGACAACATACAGAGAAATAGGAGCCAGGCTTAAGAGTTTTGAaagaaatatttgtattttttttgcgtTCCCGCTCTTTTAGCCTCGAGTAGATGTAGCTACCTCTGCAAACTCACATACTGAATTATTCAACGGCGTTAGACACTCTTAGTTTTCTTTGCCTGTGTAGCTCGTGcaagccctctcctctctgtgtactCCTCCTATTCTGAACGACTATTACTGTTGTTACCTTCTCCAAATGCCTTTCATTTCAATTATAGTATATATTTGTTCAAGTATCACAATGCCAATATACAGTGCAGTGCACATAGACATAGAATAACTATTATATTACTATGTTCTATGTAATTCTATTCCTGAGGTAGTGCAGTGGAAAGAGACTTTTAGAGGAGGGTAAATGTTGTTTCCAGTCACAGTAAGTGAGTCTTCTAATAGATACATACATTACAGTATGGGCCATTCGGGACAAGGAggttttgcaatttaaaataaatcacTAGTTCAATCCGGTAACGTAGAACCATTTTGAAGTGGTGTTGATTGTTAATCAATAACCATTCATTACACGTTAATTGTGATATATTATGCATCAGCATGCTGGTTTGATTTTTACTACGGTGATTTACGCTCCTCCAACGAAACCTTTTTTCCAGACATTGTTCGTTTTTTCAAATGCCCTGTCAGTTAGATGGACTTAGTACATCTGTGGTGTAAATGGAAGGTTTCCCTCACCGTCGATCTCTGTGACTGTTGCCAAGATGCTGTTCTATTATCCCACGGCTCCACTGGGGGTTACATGCTCGTACTGCTTGAGTTCTTATACGTTAAACATAAACATTGTCGCTAACAGGGGATCAGACCATAGAAGAAGAATCATATTGAGCGTACCCCGTAAAGGTTTAGTTCAATTGACGTGGTCTGGGAGGCTTTGCCTGTTCTAGTCTTTCTTTGTCCATGGATCAGACATGATCAGCTTCTATTGAATAGCTACAGAAGAATCTCGTAGTTGAACATAATCCCTTATTAGACTAAGATGACCGTGACATTTTAACAATCGTCTTTCATTTGATTGTCTCGATCACTCCCGTATGAAAAATGATCCCGGGGCAGTATTATTAGTTGTGGTACATTTTAAGGTGGTGCCATTACTCTCAGCCTGGACATCTGGGAACATGTAGCATTGTCCACCTTAAAACCCTAAGGCCTAACAAAGTAAGGTGTAAATAGCCTAACCTCGCTCCACAGTTTTATGTGGGACTGCTTACTAAACGTACATGTTACTAAATTAAGAGTAGTATGAAGCCAAACATTCATACACTGTTGTACTCATTTTATTTCCAAGTGTGCAGGCACAACTTGTAGGCAGATATGCCAAAGCTTTTCTACCATTTGCATTGCCATTTCTAAGAACtttgtgtgtgaatgtatgtTTCCTCTCTGTAGCGCATAGAGCCACTGTTCCTTCTGTGAAAATACTATCATTTGTATACGAACATTTATTGTGATTATATATAAAGGAATGTTTTTGGGGAGAAATAAAATATTATTCAATTATATGGGGGGGAATCTGATTTCCTATGAAAATAAGCGCATTAGTTACACCCATTGCGTCTTGAACCCTGCATTTTTGCATGCACCTCTATTTACAGTTTAAAGCAGATTTTGTAGGAGAGCCAAACGCTAGGGTTTGTGGGTGGCTTACAGTATGTGCACATGCAAGCTTCAGGCAGTAGAATACCTTGATGTTCACCTGTGTTCTGATGATTGACAGAGGAGAGGCCTCATATAATCAGTGTAGCCCTGTCCTGCTTGCCTGTCTATGTGATGTCTAggtttgctttaaaaaaaaaattaaaaacgatTTCAAGACCTACGACTGTACAAATAATTTATTCCCATTGTTATATGGATGCCATGATATTTTAGATTGTATGCAGTGACTTTTGGCATCCCGTAGATTGTTTTAAGAATATGTTCCAAGTGCACAGGCTTTTGTTTAAGTGGATGATTTAATAAGTCAGTATCTATGCCCTCCTATGCTCCAGTGTGGGTAAGTTTAGGTTTTCTGTGCTTTGTTATGTATATGGGAAAGGGATAAGGCCGAGGGTTTGGGGCATTGTGTGAGTCTACCCTTAGCTATGTGAAAAGTCTTAAATATTGCTCTTCGACATGTCTTTACATTGTCCTCACTACTGACGACTAGATGAAAAAGCTTGACTGGATGTTCAGTCTCCAGTGCTAGAAATGGCCATGCGATTGTGTTGATTGTTTGTAATGAATAGTCATCGATTTGAATGGAAACCCTGCTCGGTCGTTTTATTTCGAAGTTCAACAATATTGTAGCCCGATGTCATTCCCTTGATTATCATTTAAAATGCACCTCCATTCCTGGTCGGATGTTGCTTGCCTAACCCTCAAATCTTTCATATGTTTGTACCATTGTGTTTACATGCTAGTTTATTGGATAATATTGTTGTAAGTATATTTACCTGGGTGTTTCAAACAGCATTGTGATAGAACGAGTGACCAATCACCACAGTACTTTTCCCATCAACTGGATAAGGATTAAAGCTCTCACAGATAATAGTACTGTCTTATCTTTGTAGCAACATTTAGTAATGTAGTGTCCATTTTTGAGAAAACAAAATCTATGACCACTCTCCTCTTTGTTTCAATTTTGAACATGTTCTGTAAGATTTTTATGGGGGCTAAATAAATACACTTGCAACTAGCCTGGGTCTCAGTGGTAGCCTTGTACTGTACCTATTCAAActgctctgtgtattgaaacatgTTGCTTTAACTGCTTTGATAAATAAATTCCTTCCAGTACTCTCTATTGGTTTTCATCATTCATCCACATTGAGATTATTAGTTGCCCTTAACCACTGATACAAGGTTGGGTATTATTTCAAGCCTCCCTAATGGTTTAGGATAGGGGTTGTGTAACCTGATTCCTGATCTGTGGTAAAGGGCACGGCCTACCTTGTGGCTCGGTGCTGCATGTGTAGCTCTCAACTGGCACCAGGGGGTGGAACAGAGGCATGGGACGAGAAAGGGACACAATCCCACACAGAACAGAAAGCATTACTAGACAAAACCAAAGTGTCAATTGTTTAGAACTGTAACCATCCTGAGAGGCTGAGACAGTTACCCTTGTGTGTTGTGTAGAGATTCAGGTTTAGTCTAAGAAGGAAGAAAGGATGAGTGTCTGAGGATTAGAGGAGTGTATTATGCAGACAAGTAAGCATTAGTGTCGGGATCTATCAACTGTTGCACAGAATACATACTAAGCCTGTGTTTACTCTTTAAAGGGCTTGTTTTATACCGTTTGTGTACACTTCCAACTCCAGAAAAACAAAGATTGTACATTAAAGTGTCTTTCATTGTCTGTCCTTGCCAGGTGCACCCTCATCAGGGCAGAGTGAAGTAGCATAGCCAACCAACAGagatctctgctctcctctctcaggAGTCGCCAccttctcccagtccctggccgtccaggatgtccaccACAGGTTTTCCAGCAGTTTCCAGCAGGGGGCTCCACTCAGGGGCCTCTATGGCATCCAGTAGCACAGCCAGCTCAGCCTCTAGCTTCTGGACTGTGTCCTCTACACGCTGCAGGGGACAtataggagacagacagggtcattATCAGCCCAACTCACATCGATTTCTAAGTCCTACCCCTAGAACCTAGACCCATCTGAGTGCAGATCTGAAAGAATTGGACAGTAAGCAATATGGCAAAAATGTAATGTAGCCTATCAAGGGGACGCTATTACATAAGGGATAAACACTGACGTTCTATACATTGCCTTGTAAATAATGGACGACGCCGAGGTAatttttccaaggtaatgtacagaatgGAGGCGTTCATCCCGCTTATACCACCATTGGCAAAGAAAACAATATGAAAGCGCACATTCACCAGCAGAAAATATCATTTTTcgccttttattttattttttataagcaAAGTCCTACTTTCTCATCTTCTGGTTGCTAGAGATGCGACACAGTCGTTTGTTCCATTAGTTCGATATTTACagaccaagagtgtgcaaagccgtcatgaaggcaaagggtggctactttgaagaattttgatttggttactacatgattccatatgtaatatttcatcgttttgatgttttaactattattctacaatgtagaaaatagtaaaaataaagaaaaaccctggaattattttaggtgtgtccaaacttttgactggtagtgtaggtTCTCCTCAGATGCACTCAATACTCATTCAACAGCAATACTCCCTGGGCGGTGTGAACCCCCAAAAAAATTGTAACTGAGTGATTTCCACTGCTGAGTGG comes from Salmo trutta chromosome 18, fSalTru1.1, whole genome shotgun sequence and encodes:
- the LOC115153065 gene encoding placenta-specific protein 9, translating into MTRPATISLGLLLLLIAYTAAGPESELQPRAVRSSACQDHSTLHDRLDVVEKRVEDTVQKLEAELAVLLDAIEAPEWSPLLETAGKPVVDILDGQGLGEGGDS